From the Ammoniphilus sp. CFH 90114 genome, the window AAGGGGTGAGATCATGGAAGACATCAAGTGCCATTGTGGCCATGCTAATCCTGTCGGGACCTACCTCTGTGAAGCATGCGGGAACCCCATAGGCGAAGAAATTAAAGATAATAATGCGGTTTTGGATATGCGCTATGAGGGCGCAGCGAGAAGATCCCAAACTTATAACAAAACGATCGTTGATAAGGTTTGGAACTTCTTTTCATCTGTTAAAATTGCTGTCTATATGATTATTATTGTTCTGTTAGCTTCCATTCTAGGAACCGTATTTCCACAAGAAATGTATATTCCGGTTCCTAAACCGGCAAATATTTATTATGCAGAAGCTTATGGAACCTTAGGTGAATTATACTACCAGCTTGGGTTTCACAATCTCTATACATCCTGGTGGTACGTCAGTCTATTGTTAATGATTGGTATTTCACTTGTCGTCTGTAGTATTGACCGGATTATCCCTTTGTATAAAGCTCTGAAAAAGCAAAGGGTAAGGCATAATCCTAACTTCTTAACCCGTCAAAAGTTGTCAACACAAATCGAGACTCCTGCCCAATGGAGTGAGAAATTAGAGCAAATTGAGGGGTTGCTTAAGAAAAAACGATTCCAAGTCAAAAGAGAAGGAGATGCTCTTCTAGCTGAGAAGTCTCGCTTTAGTCGCTGGGGTCCATACGTCAATCATGTAGGTTTAATTATTTTTCTTATTGGCGTACTTCTACGACTGATACCTGGTTTCTATTTGGATCAATATGTATGGGTGCGTGATGGGGAAATCAAAAAAGTTCCCGATACAGACTATTATGTCAAGAATGAAGCCTTTATTATTGAATATTATGCTGACCACGAATTTCCTGAGGACATCGGACTTGGAGCAGGGGATAAAGTGGTAAAGACTTATAAGACGAAGGCTGTTTTATATGAAAATCTAAATGCAGGGCTTCCGGGAGCAGAGCCCAAGCTTGAACAGGTAACAGAGCATGAGATTCTTGTAAACCATCCATTAAAATATAAGGACCTTCAGCTATTTCAGTCAGGGCAGAAGCCTAACTCCTTATCGGCGTTGAACATTACACTGTTCAATGAAACAACGGGGGTCGAAATAGGACGTTTTAAAATAGATCTGTATGATCCTCAAAAGGAATATAAGATTAACGATGAGGTCACGGTTAAGATTCTAGAATACTTCCCTGATTTTGAGTTTACGGAGGATAAGAAACCGATGACGAAGTCGACGAATCCGGACAATCCCGCTTTTATCCTGACTACCATTACCCCGGAAACACCTGTTGGGGAAAAGTCATGGTTGTTTCTAGGATCGTACTTGCCAGCTCCTGGAGTCGACAATATTTATGGTTTTAGGTTCCATATGCCTGATCTTACGAATATTACAGGATTGATGGTTCGCAAAGATAAAAGCTTGCCGTTAATTTACTTTGGTTGTTTTGTGACGATGATTGGATTAGTTATGGGCTTCTATTGGCAGCATCGTCGAATCTGGATTCAAACGGAAGGAGCTAAAGTTTATCTTGCGGGTCATACCAATAAAAACTGGTTTGGCTTAAAAAAAGAAATAAAGGAAATTATGGATAAAGTGGAAGTCCCTGTTCTCTTAGAGGAAAAGGGGAAAGGAGGAAAGCAATCGTGATTGCATTAAGCGGTAACCTGCTTCTATTTGCTTTTATCAGCTATGTTTTGTCATCGATCGCCTTTGTGATCTCGGTGACCGGTAAACGTTGGAGTGATCGCAGTCCTGAACAACATAAGAATCGCTGGGGCTGGATCGGATTTGGGATCGCTGTTATCGGTTTCTTATTCCAAACCGGGTTTATTATTACCCGCTGGATAGCAGGCGGACATTTTCCAACTAGTAATATGTTTGAATTTATGGCTTTCTTAGCCTACTCTATTATATTAGCCTTTATTATCATCTTCCTTGTCTATCGCATAACCGTTATTGGAGCTTTTGTTATGCCTGTAGGGATTATTATGTTGGCTTATGCCTCTGTATTCCCAAGGGAGATTCAGCCGCTCATTCCAGCCTTGCAAAGCTACTGGTTGAAAATCCACGTCACTACAGCTGCTCTTGGAGAAGGGGCTTTCGCTGTGGGCTTTGCGGCAGGATTAATGTATTTGGTCCGCACGGTAAATCAAGAGATAAGTACAAGAAGTACGAAGTGGCTAGAAGCCACTCTATGTATGGTTTTAATGCTGGTTGGATTTATCATCACGACCATGGGATTTTCAGCTTCCGGCTATCAGGCCACCTTCCAGACAGGAGGTAACGGAGCGCCAATGTCTGAAGTGATCTATCAGATGCCTGCTATTGCTGGGCCTCAAGATGCAACTCTTGTAACGGAGGGTGTGATGAAGCCGCTATTCGAAACTCCTTCCTGGATGCAAGGGGTTAATGCCGGACGAAAGTTAAATACCCTCCTATGGTCCATTCTAACTGGTTTGATCCTATATGGGTTGATACGTTTAGCAACACGGAGAAGACTTGGCCAATTAATCCATCCTTTAGTGCGTGATTTGGATCCAGAAAC encodes:
- the ccsB gene encoding c-type cytochrome biogenesis protein CcsB — encoded protein: MIALSGNLLLFAFISYVLSSIAFVISVTGKRWSDRSPEQHKNRWGWIGFGIAVIGFLFQTGFIITRWIAGGHFPTSNMFEFMAFLAYSIILAFIIIFLVYRITVIGAFVMPVGIIMLAYASVFPREIQPLIPALQSYWLKIHVTTAALGEGAFAVGFAAGLMYLVRTVNQEISTRSTKWLEATLCMVLMLVGFIITTMGFSASGYQATFQTGGNGAPMSEVIYQMPAIAGPQDATLVTEGVMKPLFETPSWMQGVNAGRKLNTLLWSILTGLILYGLIRLATRRRLGQLIHPLVRDLDPETIDEISYRAIAIGFPIFTLGALIFAMIWAAEAWGRFWGWDPKEVWALITWLFYSAYLHLRLSKGWQGERSAWMAVIGFIVVMITLVFVNLVIVGLHSYA
- a CDS encoding cytochrome c biogenesis protein ResB, giving the protein MEDIKCHCGHANPVGTYLCEACGNPIGEEIKDNNAVLDMRYEGAARRSQTYNKTIVDKVWNFFSSVKIAVYMIIIVLLASILGTVFPQEMYIPVPKPANIYYAEAYGTLGELYYQLGFHNLYTSWWYVSLLLMIGISLVVCSIDRIIPLYKALKKQRVRHNPNFLTRQKLSTQIETPAQWSEKLEQIEGLLKKKRFQVKREGDALLAEKSRFSRWGPYVNHVGLIIFLIGVLLRLIPGFYLDQYVWVRDGEIKKVPDTDYYVKNEAFIIEYYADHEFPEDIGLGAGDKVVKTYKTKAVLYENLNAGLPGAEPKLEQVTEHEILVNHPLKYKDLQLFQSGQKPNSLSALNITLFNETTGVEIGRFKIDLYDPQKEYKINDEVTVKILEYFPDFEFTEDKKPMTKSTNPDNPAFILTTITPETPVGEKSWLFLGSYLPAPGVDNIYGFRFHMPDLTNITGLMVRKDKSLPLIYFGCFVTMIGLVMGFYWQHRRIWIQTEGAKVYLAGHTNKNWFGLKKEIKEIMDKVEVPVLLEEKGKGGKQS